The Parus major isolate Abel chromosome 5, Parus_major1.1, whole genome shotgun sequence genome contains a region encoding:
- the AGBL2 gene encoding cytosolic carboxypeptidase 2, translating into MGSTGHGWQQGPGHKPNPPGVVEQTPCQGRLAPSTQPWRFPGKPQAPFSLPAPRWPVECEVIQETIEHIEWVPPKPEPFCPPMGLEQELYTLGEEQGTVVYHSSPALQGSCFTRARVGGAPGPLSSPAAPLEGPQDTTLLFESRFESGNLQKAIKVGPYEYVLTLRPDLYTAKHMQWFYFRVQNTRREPLYRFTIVNMAKPKSLYGQGLQPLLYSQQDAQSRGIGWRRMGTDVCYYRGSAGEPPMFRLSWTVRFPHDGDTCFFASCYPYTYSDLQRYLRALAADPARSRYCAVQALCHSLAGNTVYLLTITSPGGTAGKRVVVASARVHPGESGGSWAMRGFLDFLLSAHADARLLRRLFVFKVVPMLNPDGVVVGNSRCSLAGRDPNRAYGMALPGSFPGVWHLRAMVQRVLAEREVLLYCDFHGHSRKNNVFMYGCDAGGDGTGTRLRQRVFPLMLSKNAPNKFSFSSCKFQVQKSREGTGRVSMWRLGVSHSYTLEVAFSGSTLGERRSSHFSVEDLESLGRLLCDTLLDFCDPAPAKFQQCLLEADALLQQQMGREPGSGGSWSDVSPSELESSTSGSDSSVSDGIPDDFHSPDRPMEPHRRKRLQRQRARNSLRRTNRSLTSFPAGTRRHPVLPGVQSGGGSAREKLKASSSVTFPRAAGAGNVPRAIAGEVSVADSGVALPRAPEAGNGRCATTGRHQLNNGTSAVTHHRPPLSSCRRGATSDYSRDPAVGAIPGPSWQRGRRRPQDRAHPLTVPAVASRCSACARQ; encoded by the exons ATGGGCAGCACCGGCCATGGCTGGCAGCAAGGTCCTGGGCACAAGCCAAACC CCCCCGGGGTGGTGGAGCAGACgccctgccagggcaggctggCCCCCTCAACACAGCCCTGGAGGTTTCCGGGAAAACCACAGGCTCCATTCTCCCTCCCCGCTCCCCGCTGGCCTGTGGAGTGTGAAGTCATCCAGGAGACAATTGAGCACATTG AGTGGGTCCCTCCTAAACCGGAGCCCTTCTGCCCACCCATgggcctggagcaggagctgtacACCCTCGGTGAGGAGCAGGGCACCGTTGTCTACCACTCCAGCCCAG CGCTCCAAGGCTCCTGCTTTACCCGTGCTCGGGTCGGGGGTGCCCCGGGGCCGCTCTCCTCGCCAGCAGCCCCCTTGGAGGGTCCCCAGGACACCACGCTGCTCTTTGAGTCCCGCTTTGAGAGTGGGAATCTCCAAAAGGCCATCAAGGT GGGTCCCTACGAGTACGTGCTGACGCTGCGGCCGGACCTGTACACGGCCAAACACATGCAGTGGTTCTACTTCCGTGTCCAAAACACTCGGCGGGAGCCGCTCTACCGCTTCACCATCGTCAACATGGCCAAACCCAAGAGCCTCTACGGCCAGGGCCTGCAGCCACTGCTCTACTCCCAGCAGGATGCCCAGAGCCGTGGCATAGGCTGGCGCCGGATGGGGACTGACGTCTGCTACTACCGTGGCAGCGCGGGGGAGCCGCCGATGTTCCGGCTCAGCTGGACGGTGCGCTTCCCGCACGACGGCGACACGTGCTTCTTCGCCTCCTGCTACCCCTACACCTACTCGGACCTGCAGCGCTACCTGCGCGCGCTGGCGGCCGACCCAGCACGCTCGCGGTACTGCGCGGTGCAGGCGCTGTGCCACAGCCTGGCCGGCAACACCGTGTACCTGCTGACCATCACCAGCCCAGGCGGCACGGCCGGCAAGCGGGTGGTGGTGGCGAGCGCCCGCGTGCACCCTGGAGAGAGCGGCGGCTCCTGGGCCATGAGGGGATTCCTCGATTTCCTGCTGAGCGCCCACGCGGACGCGAGGCTCCTGCGCCGTCTCTTCGTCTTCAAGGTGGTGCCGATGCTCAACCCCGACGGGGTAGTGGTGGGCAACTCCCGCTGCTCCTTGGCGGGACGGGATCCCAACAGGGCCTATGGGATGGCGCTTCCCGGCTCCTTCCCTGGTGTGTGGCACCTGCGGGCCATGGTCCAGAG GGTGCTGGCGGAGCGGGAGGTGCTGCTGTACTGCGACTTCCACGGGCACAGCCGGAAGAACAATGTCTTCATGTATGGCTGCGATGCCGGCGGGGATGGCACCGGGACACGGCTCCGCCAGCGTGTGTTCCCCCTGATGCTGAGCAAAAACGCCCCCAACAAG TtctctttctccagctgcaagTTCCAGgtgcagaagagcagagaggggacaggCCGGGTCTCCATGTGGCGCCTGGGCGTCTCCCACAGCTACACCCTAGAGGTGGCTTTCAGTGGCTCCACGCTGGGTGAgag gaggagctcgCACTTCAGTGTGGAGGACCTCGAGTCACTGGGCCGTCTCCTCTGTGACACCCTGCTTGACTTCTGCGACCCTGCGCCCGCCAAG ttccagcagtgcctgctggaGGCGGATGcgctcctgcagcagcagatgggtCGTGAGCCGGgctctggaggcagctggagcgATGTGTCCCCCTCAGAGCTTGAGTCCAG CACCAGTGGCTCCGACAGCTCTGTGTCCGATGGGATCCCAGATGACTTCCACAGCCCCGACCGGCCA ATGGAGCCACACAGGAGGAAGCGGTTGCAGAGACAGAGAGCAAGGAATTCCCTGCGCCGAACAAATCGGAGCCTCACCAGCTTCCCG GCTGGGACCCGCAGGCATCCAGTTCTTCCTGGTGTCCAGAGTGGAGGTGGCAGTGCGAGAGAGAAGCTCAAAGCCAGCTCCAGTGTCACctttcccagggcagctggagcagggaatgtcCCCCGTGCCATCGCAGGAGAGGTGTCTGTAGCTGACTCTGGAGTGGCCCTTCCCAGGGCACCTGAAGCAGGGAATGGCCGCTGTGCTACCACGGGAAGGCATCAGCTGAACAATGGCACAAGCGCTGTGACACACCACAGGCCACCACTGAGCTCCTGCCGCCGTGGTGCCACCAGTGACTATTCCCGGGATCCAGCAGTGGGAGCGATCCCGGGGCCATCCTGGCAGCGGGGCAGGCGCAGGCCCCAGGACAGAGCACATCCCCtcactgtccctgcagtggCCTCACGCTGCTCCGCCTGCGCTCGGCAGTAA